A region of the Mytilus trossulus isolate FHL-02 chromosome 11, PNRI_Mtr1.1.1.hap1, whole genome shotgun sequence genome:
GGAGAAGTCTCtttaaaaagaattatattCGCGTATTTTCCGCTAAAATACCTTCATAAAACAAATCGGCGACGActcattttaattattcaaacaGTTGTGTAAAGGAAagtgtgtatatatgtctctgatgctTTTAAACcgaacaaaaataccaaactcaaaGGTAAAAAAgggaaatttaataaaaactgaCGAAATCAAATTATCGCTATCACAGATGTTCTTATGTTTTCTTACGTAAAGAATAATTAATCCTTAATCATTTCAATTACGGCGCTTTTTAGCCTGAAGCTCAAACGACAGATTTTTGTAATATTCTCTTGTTAATCCTTATCGTCGTTGTCATTGTTATTCGATAATCTCGTTTCTATTATGAAATAATAACCTGGTAAATTCttgatttaaatatgttttctgaAGTTTTTACTTCAGTTAGAGTCCGGCATTCGTACTACAACATCCGCTCGATTTGTAAAAGTACAtcaatttgtaacatttgtGAAACTTGTGTCTAATTTTTCGAGTGGAGTTAATTAAAGCGAGTATTCTCAGGCAAGTGACTAGATCCTAGTTTGTCAGTGAAAGTTCAAAAGTATGAGATTTATGAAGAATACACTTTTTAAATAGTTCCAAATGAAGATGCATAATTTACACAAATTATCGCTATCACAAaaatgtaaagtaaataaacTATTGATACCCAACTTAAGCACCTAGAATATATAACTTAAGACCATCTATATTATAGATCTAAGGAATGACTGTActatatttttctgtctatgaagaaataacataactttCCGTCGAACCTTTTGAACACGttctatgaaaaaaaacatgcactGTCTCATTTTTTCCCCTCATAGCttagaaatttaattttggatgtaactcGTCTTCTTGTTGGTTGAATGTTTTTGTCTGTCAGCtaatatacataattttgtcatgtgaccgtgacgtcatcaacgttgtTTAAAGATTTACTCCTTAAAAATAGAATTcagaatttaattaaaattataattatttatttattaatttatttatttttgaaacttttacagtcAACTCTTTGAAACATGAAGTCGACACAACTGTGGATATTTATCTCTCTGTTTAGGGTAGCTATATTGCACAGAAACACAGACGTTCAAAGCCTTCTCACACAGATCTTTACAAATAATAGCTATAACAAGTTGATACGGCCAAGTACCGACCAATCGGCACCAACGGAGGTTGATATCAGATTTAATCTTTATGGAATAAATGACGTAAATGAAATTGATCAAAAACTTATAACTGCAGGATGGCTGAGTATAGTTTGGAAAGACGATCTTTTAACATGGACACCAGCTTCTTATAATGGGTTATATATACTGTATTTACCGCAGGATAATGTATGGAAACCTGACATATCATTACAAAATGGATTTAGCGAGTTGGAAGAGCTAGGATCAAAGTTTATTCAAGTGTTAGTCGGTAGTTCTGGCTATTTAACGTGGAGACCTTCTCAGGTATTTGAAACTAGATGCAATttggattcaaaatatttccCTTTCGATGAACATAAGTGTGAcataatttttgtgtcatggagTCATTCATCTCAAGACATTGTTTTGACACAGACCACTAACGGTATAGAACTTTCTGACGGATTGGAGAGTCATGGTGAGTGGGAAATCACCTCCTCTTCTGCCACAATTGAGTTCGACTACATGACATCCAGTGTAAAGTTCACCATAGTAATTAAAAGAAAGCCTTTGTATATGATTTTACATATAATTCTACCAATTATTTTGTTGGCGTTGTTAGACATCTTTACTTTTAAGATTCCTGCGGATACTGGTGAACGTTTAGGCTACACAATAACTGTCTGGTTGTCATTTGCTGTATTTCTAACCATCGTCTCAGATTCTCTTCCCCAAACCTCAGAATCAGTTCCAATAGtatcaatttatattattatacaacTGCTCATGGGAACTTTAGTTGTTTTGATATCGACCGTAGAAGCTGGTCTAATTACAAATCCAGACAGTGTACCAGTGTATAAAATATTGAGATTTATTGCACTGCGGTTGCGTCAAAACAACGTAAAATCGGCGGAATATACAGAGCCGAAAATAGATTCAGAAATAGATTCGGAAATACCGGAGGTTAAGTGGAAAGAAGCAATAAACGCATTAGACACGTGTTTGTTCTATATAAGTATGGGAATCTTCCTTCTTACTACTATTATTTGCTTATGTATTATAGCAACATAAATATAATTGCTTGCGATGATTTAAAccattttgttaacttttattttacttcGACTTTATTGTACACAACAGTGTATAACCAGTCAAGGTCGATCATGTGACAAACTTGAGGGAGGAAGGGGTTGGGGGCGGGCGGTGGTGTCCTGATCTCGAAATAccgaatttgaaaaaaaccaaaaatcCCGACATTCCGAAATTCCAAAAGAGAAATCCGACCGgttcccgaaagggtcaatcccgaaatcacGAGCTTAAATACACCATATTCAGACGTCCAGGAAAAAGGTCCTGCCCCCCTTGAAACTTCCACTCGTTATAACAATAACAGAAAACAGCGAATCTCAAATAACATCGAGAAGATCTTGTGGAACTTTATGACAATATTAGAAAAGATTTCCACCATTACCTTTGACATTTAGATTATTTTAAGACATTACCTTTGACATTTAGTATGTTTTTAGACATTACCTTtgacatttagattgtttttagaCATTACCTTtgacatttagattgtttttagaCATTACCTTTGACATTTAGTATGTTTTAAGACATTACCTTtgacatttagattgttttaacATTACCTTTGACATTTAGTATGTTTTAAGACATTACCTTTGACATTTAGTATGTTTTAAGACATTACCTTtgacatttagattgtttttagaCATTACCTTtgacatttagattgttttgaGACAGTACCTTtgacatttagattgttttaagACATTACCTCtgacatttagattgtttttagaCATTACCTTtgacatttagattgttttaagacattacatttgacatttagattgttttaagACATTACCTTtgacatttagattgttttaagACATTACCTCtgacatttagattgtttttagaCATTACCTTtgacatttagattgttttaagACATTACCTTTGACATTTAGGTTGTTTTAAGACATTACCTTTGACATTTAGATTGTTTAAAGACATTACCTCtgacatttagattgttttaagACATTACCTTtgacatttagattgttttaagacattacatttgacatttagattgttttaagACATTACCTTtgacatttagattgttttaagACATTACCTTtgacatttagattgttttaagACATTACCTTtgacatttagattgtttttagaCATTACCTTtgacatttagattgttttaagACATTACCTTTGACATTTAGTATGTTTTTAGACATTACCTTTGACATTTAGTATGTTTTAAGACATTACATTtgacatttagattgttttaagACATTACCTTtgacatttagattgttttaagACATTAACTTtgacatttagattgttttaagACATTACCtttgacatttaaattgttttaagaCATTACCTTtgacatttagattgttttaagACATTACCTTtgacatttagattgttttaagACATTACCTCTGACATTTAGTTTGTTTTTAGACATTACCTTtgacatttagattgttttaagACATTACCTTtgacatttagattgtttttagaCATAACCTTtgacatttagattgtttttagaCATTACCTTtgacatttagattgttttaagACATTACCTTTGACATTTAGTATGTTTTAAGACATTACCTTtgacatttagattgtttttagaCATTACCTTtgacatttagattgttttaagACATTACCTTtgacatttagattgttttaagACATTACCTTTGACATTTAGATTATTCTAAGACATTACCTTtgacatttagattgtttttatgACATTACCTTtgacatttagattgttttaagACATTACCTTTGtcatttagattgttttaagACATTAACTTtgacatttagattgttttaagACATTACCTTtgacatttagattgttttaagACATTACCTTtgacatttagattgtttttaggCATTACCTTtgacatttagattgttttaagACATTACCTTtgacatttagattgttttaagACATTACCTTtgacatttagattgtttttagaCATTACCTTtgacatttagattgttttaagACATTACCTTTTTAGACATTACCTTtgacatttagattgtttttagaCATTACCTTtgacatttagattgttttaagACATTACCTTtgacatttagattgttttaagACATTACCTTtgacatttagattgttttaagACATTACCTTtgacatttagattgttttaagACATTACCTTtgacatttagattgttttaagACATTACCTTtgacatttagattgttttaagACATTACCTCtgacatttagattgttttaagACATTACCTTtgacatttagattgtttttagaCATTACCTTtgacatttagattgttttaagACATTACCTTtgacatttagattgtttttagaCATTACCTTtgacatttagattgttttaagACATTACCTTTGACATTTAGATTATTCTAAGACATTACCTTtgacatttagattgtttttatgACATTACCTTtgacatttagattgttttaagACATTACCTTTGtcatttagattgttttaagACATTACCTTtgacatttagattgtttttagaCATTACCTTtgacatttagattgttttaagACATTACCTTtgacatttagattgttttaagACATTACCTTtgacatttagattgttttaagACATTACCTTtgacatttagattgttttaagACATTACCTTtgacatttagattgtttttagaCATTACCTTtgacatttagattgttttaagACATTACCTTTGACATTTAGTATGTTTTTAGACATTACCTTTGACATTTAGTATGTTTTAAGACATTACCTTtgacatttagattgttttaagACATTAACTTtgacatttagattgttttaagACATTACCTTtgacatttagattgttttaagACATTACCTTtgacatttagattgttttaagACATTACCTTtgacatttagattgtttttagaCATTACCTTtgacatttagattgtttttagaCATTACCTTtgacatttagattgttttaagACATTACCTTtgacatttagattgtttttagaCATAACCTTtgacatttagattgttttaagACATAACCTTtgacatttagattgttttaagACATTACCTTTGatatttagattgttttaaGACATTACCTTTGTGCTACGTTATAATTGACAAAAGAGAGAGCAAATACCAAGGGAGCAAACCAAGGGAGCAATAacaaactacaagtctaataaaaatgaacaaaacatgacaaaaagaCGCAAAAAGACCCCaaaaaaacaatacacaaacattacagagatttcttttaaaaaatgagatTGAAAAGCACGAAGGCAATATAGAACAACATAACAATTGTGTGACCAGGAAAGGTAAGCAGTTTATGCTCCTTATACATGTGACACTTGTCTTGTTGCTCAAGCAAGTTATTCTGCACTTTCATATTAGACGTCTTGATATCCGCATTTACAGCCGATTTCAATGAGTGTGTAGGCAaatgtaatatctttggttagcttgctagTCATTGTTATGTTGGGTTAACTACCCTCCTTTTagagtagactagtccgacagaTGACCAActgtctgtaggactaggctacttcgaaaggagggtgGTACATCCTTACATAACAATGACGTAACGGTGCAGCTAGCAAGCAAGTTAACCAAAGATATTAAATGAATCAAGCCTCTTTCAACTTTCCAAAGCAATGCATTGAACCTGTATTTCTTTGGTTGTCATTAATTGGgtctttcaaattttgttttctttgttctgTCGTAAATCGGCCAGtcaaaatggttttttttaatttttgctcaTTTACTCACATGGCAAATTTTATAGCTCACTGTACGGTACTAGTtgagctccgtgttgaaggtcgtacggttaCCTACAGTTGCCTAAATCTGCTTCGTTTGGACTCTGTTgcaaagttgtctcatttgaaatcATGCCACTTCACTTTATGTAATATTAGATAGGAAATGATATTTAAAACCGTTTAAATACGAGGTACAAGTTTGCAAGTTCGACACTAAATAGGAAACCATTCCTTAATATTCACAAATCACCAATTACATGAAATAAATATGGAAATGAAATATCgataaacacaaaaatatatctAACAATAATATACGGTgctttaatttttgatttaggCAAATAATTATTATACGAACTTACAACTAGTATACActgcaatttttaaaaacaagtgtggtgtgaACTAGGAAGTCGCCATGAATTAAAACTCAATATGTATGGTAACTTTCATATGAATTAacgcatcatagataccaggacatTAACGGAAATGTTGTTTACCGAGCCCGAAAATATACGATCCGGCTTAACTTTTCGATCCTCtcgatttttgtcgagcctgcaacttttgttgcagaaagctcgacatagggatagtgatccggcggcggcggtgttagctcacttcttaaaagctttatattttagaaggtagaagacctggatgcttcatactttgtacataaatgcctcatgttacgaactttccgtcagtcacatgtccaatgtccttgacctcattttcatggttcagtgactacttgaaaaaaaagttaagattttttgtaatgttaaattctctcttataagtaattggataactatatttggtatgtgcataccttgcaaggtcctcatgtctgtcagacggttttcacttgacctcgacctcatttcatggatcagtgaacaaggttaagttttcgtggtcaagtccatatctcagatactataagcaataggtctagtatattcggtgtatggaaggactgtaaggtgtatatgtccaaattgcaggtgtcatctgaccttgacctcaatttcatggttcagtggttatagttaagtttttttgtgttttggtcgttttttcttatactatatgcaataggtctactattattggtgtatggaaggattgtaaggtgtacatgtctagctgacaggtgtcatctgaccttgacctcattttcatggttcagtggtcaaagttaagtttttttagttttggtctatttttctaatactttatgcattaggtcaactatatttgttgtatggaaatattttatgatctatatgtctgtaacgcaggttttatttgaccttgacctcattttcagggtccattgctaagttttaagtgtttgtgttttggtctgtttttctttattttttagcaataagtcaactataattgttgtattgaagaattgttagctgttcatgtctgcctggcatggttcatctgacattgacctcattttcatggttcattgatcgtttcattttctttgtttatgttgagtttatttgacagttgtaataaagcatcatggattagtaaagaaggcgagacatttcagtgtgtgcactcttgtattATAAAAGATTACCACTTCAACACTATAATTTGatctttgtaaaatataatacatattgtttttattcgTATTGATATTGAGGTTAATTTgatcagtaaattaaaatcaaactaaatgttatattgatattcatatccAAATTCATGGCTTTACAATATGTCGATATCTgtattttggcattgcacaaggtcatgttttttctCTGACTGCTAAAGGCGTTTTGACTCAATGttcgtacagtgacctatagttgttaatgcctgtgtcatttggtctcttgttgagagttatctcattgtaAATcgtaccacattttcttatcttTATACTAACGTCGTGAAAGAGTGTGGGAGGCAACGCATTTGATCCATAGTCAGACTTCAGGACAGGTTGGCATCAAACTCCCCGGCAGTTTAAGTTCCGATCCGCATACGGGCCCGAATACTACTCTACACTAATGGAGTAAAGGAAAATAGTTCCGGAACGGAAACGATCACTGTCCGGAGTTTGAGGTTGGCATGTGGTCAGAAGTAATCAGTCGTATACTAAATAAGTCACATGATTTATACTGAATTTGCATCTTTAGCATGTGGGTACATCACCTGTATTTAAACAGAAGCAAACGACAATacaaggacattcaaactcaagtagaaaataaactggcaacgctatgactttaaaagaaaaggagaaaaaaaaataaacaaaacacaacatagaaaactaaagactgagagACACGAACAACTATAGGccaccgtaaggccttcaacaatgtgtaAAATCCACATCGTATAGACTAATAAAATAATGCCCCGAAATAACAATTGTACAATTAacaaaataacgaaaaacaaatatgatataaagtAACAAATGACTGAATTACGTGCTCCTGACAGACATATTTAAAATCTGAAAGGTTTGACTAGTGTGTTGATGCCAACAGCATGCCCCTTTCCTCCAAATAGTTTATTAGAAGTAAAAACATAAACTATATATGGTGTAGTATCATATAGGTGTTCTCATGGTTGCGTGCTTGCTTTGCACGCGGAAGGTCTTGTTAGTCTAGTTCTAATCATTGtctattagatataagaagatgtggtatgagtgccaatgagactaatCTCCATAcatgtcacaatttgtaaaaggaaaccattataggtcaaagtacggccttctaCACGGGGCCTTgactcacaccaaacagca
Encoded here:
- the LOC134690803 gene encoding acetylcholine receptor subunit delta-like; the protein is MKSTQLWIFISLFRVAILHRNTDVQSLLTQIFTNNSYNKLIRPSTDQSAPTEVDIRFNLYGINDVNEIDQKLITAGWLSIVWKDDLLTWTPASYNGLYILYLPQDNVWKPDISLQNGFSELEELGSKFIQVLVGSSGYLTWRPSQVFETRCNLDSKYFPFDEHKCDIIFVSWSHSSQDIVLTQTTNGIELSDGLESHGEWEITSSSATIEFDYMTSSVKFTIVIKRKPLYMILHIILPIILLALLDIFTFKIPADTGERLGYTITVWLSFAVFLTIVSDSLPQTSESVPIVSIYIIIQLLMGTLVVLISTVEAGLITNPDSVPVYKILRFIALRLRQNNVKSAEYTEPKIDSEIDSEIPEVKWKEAINALDTCLFYISMGIFLLTTIICLCIIAT